One part of the Microbacterium aurugineum genome encodes these proteins:
- a CDS encoding CaiB/BaiF CoA transferase family protein, producing MSTALPGAGALAGIRVIELGQYISGPFAAKLLADLGADVVKVESPEGDPMRRWEGRATMSPQFAAYNRGKRGVVLDLKSAEGLAALFALVDDADIVLDNFRPGVAARLGFGPEDLHARNPRIISCSITGFGPTGPAAKRPAYDTVISATGGMYSQVVPASTIRPLGPAFSDLLSGMSAVQAVLAALHARDVSGVGEHVEVTMVGALLDFLTESASAFLETGQVSSPDSRPRRAQAYACRGSDDKAFVIHMSVPEKFWTGLLDVLERPDLAEDPRFSTREGRVRNYDELDAVLKEIAAARPRQYWLDRLAAHDIPHGPLNTMGDLFDDPQIASMGLVEEIDGPDGALRVPAPSIRFQRSGRPELRYAPALGADTEALTGLRSGSLATDSEPAPAKEGAA from the coding sequence ATGAGCACTGCACTGCCGGGCGCCGGAGCGCTGGCCGGGATCCGCGTGATCGAACTCGGTCAGTACATCTCGGGTCCGTTCGCGGCGAAGCTGTTGGCCGACCTCGGTGCCGACGTGGTCAAGGTCGAATCGCCCGAGGGCGACCCCATGCGCCGATGGGAGGGGCGGGCGACGATGAGCCCGCAGTTCGCTGCGTACAACCGGGGCAAGCGAGGGGTCGTGCTCGACCTGAAGAGCGCTGAGGGCCTCGCCGCGCTGTTCGCCCTGGTCGATGACGCGGACATCGTGCTCGACAACTTCCGTCCGGGTGTCGCCGCACGGCTCGGATTCGGTCCGGAGGACCTGCACGCCCGCAACCCGCGGATCATCTCGTGTTCCATCACCGGTTTCGGTCCCACCGGCCCTGCCGCGAAGCGTCCCGCTTACGACACCGTGATCTCCGCCACCGGCGGCATGTACAGCCAGGTCGTCCCCGCGTCCACGATCCGCCCGCTCGGTCCGGCGTTCTCCGATCTGCTCTCCGGGATGTCGGCCGTGCAGGCGGTGCTCGCCGCACTGCACGCTCGCGATGTGAGCGGGGTCGGGGAGCATGTCGAGGTGACGATGGTCGGCGCACTGCTGGACTTCCTCACCGAGTCGGCGTCGGCATTCCTCGAGACGGGGCAGGTCTCCTCGCCCGATTCGCGGCCGCGTCGGGCGCAGGCCTACGCGTGCCGGGGGTCAGACGACAAGGCCTTCGTGATCCACATGTCGGTGCCGGAGAAGTTCTGGACCGGGCTGCTCGACGTGCTGGAGCGGCCCGACCTCGCCGAGGATCCGCGCTTCTCGACCCGTGAGGGGCGTGTGCGCAACTACGACGAGCTGGACGCGGTGCTCAAGGAGATCGCGGCGGCCCGTCCCCGCCAGTACTGGCTCGACCGGCTCGCCGCGCACGACATCCCGCATGGGCCGCTGAACACGATGGGTGATCTGTTCGATGACCCGCAGATCGCGAGCATGGGGCTGGTCGAGGAGATCGACGGGCCGGACGGCGCACTGCGCGTGCCGGCCCCCAGCATCCGCTTCCAGCGTTCCGGTCGGCCGGAGCTGCGCTATGCACCCGCACTCGGGGCCGACACCGAAGCGTTGACCGGGCTGCGGTCCGGATCCCTGGCCACCGACTCCGAACCCGCACCCGCGAAGGAAGGGGCTGCCTGA
- a CDS encoding amidohydrolase family protein — translation MPGIDDLVAIDVHTHPQTEEFIAAMGRRHSQMAAHFGRERPVVSFAEQADQYRERKMMAVIVNSDSETTSGIKGAPNDLLGKAQQDHPDVFLAFAGIDPWKGEAAVAEIRRMHDEYGIKGVGELNPSRQKFLANDRRFFPIWETCAELGLVVMFHSGFPGAGAGTPGGGGYRLENARPVPYIDDVAAEFPELNIISAHPAWPWHLENLAMVWHKSNVYLDLSGWAPKYLPPEVVRYADSLISDRVLFGSDWPVMTADRWMTEFDALGLKEESRRKILLDNARKLFRL, via the coding sequence ATGCCCGGCATCGACGACCTCGTCGCGATCGACGTTCACACCCACCCGCAGACCGAGGAGTTCATCGCGGCGATGGGCCGGAGGCACTCCCAGATGGCCGCCCACTTCGGGCGCGAGCGGCCGGTCGTGTCCTTCGCCGAGCAGGCGGATCAGTATCGCGAACGCAAGATGATGGCCGTCATCGTGAACTCCGACTCGGAGACCACGAGCGGGATCAAGGGTGCGCCGAACGATCTCCTCGGAAAGGCGCAGCAGGACCACCCCGACGTCTTCCTCGCCTTCGCCGGCATCGACCCGTGGAAGGGCGAGGCCGCGGTCGCCGAGATCCGACGGATGCACGACGAGTACGGCATCAAGGGCGTCGGCGAGCTCAATCCGTCCCGGCAGAAGTTCCTCGCCAACGATCGGCGCTTCTTCCCGATCTGGGAGACCTGCGCCGAACTCGGACTCGTGGTGATGTTCCACTCCGGCTTCCCCGGCGCCGGCGCGGGCACCCCGGGCGGTGGCGGCTACCGGCTCGAGAACGCCCGCCCCGTGCCGTACATCGACGACGTGGCTGCCGAGTTCCCCGAACTGAACATCATCAGCGCCCACCCGGCCTGGCCGTGGCACCTCGAGAACCTCGCGATGGTCTGGCACAAGTCGAACGTGTACCTCGATCTGTCCGGCTGGGCGCCGAAGTATCTGCCGCCGGAAGTGGTCCGCTACGCCGACTCGCTGATCTCCGACCGTGTCCTCTTCGGGTCGGACTGGCCCGTGATGACCGCGGATCGGTGGATGACCGAGTTCGACGCGCTCGGACTGAAAGAGGAGTCGCGCCGGAAGATCCTGCTCGACAACGCACGGAAGCTGTTCCGACTGTGA
- a CDS encoding DODA-type extradiol aromatic ring-opening family dioxygenase encodes MAELVMAAATPHNPLLWRAMREPMPDDLVAVEANFRRIREAIADAGVDTLIVLGTDHVRQFFSDNSPAFIVGRAASYHGTYENEVRTFGMEYAELTGSPELATQITGREVLPETIDFSVSHEWRLDHSFVLPLQYVRPELDLPIVPIHANSILPPLPTAARFAALGHYLRTAVESWDNDARVGLLTSGHMATDVGGPRTFNGSPDPEFDAEAVAWMRDGDLEGAIAGCRFDRIMAAGNVTYQYVNIVAALAAMQGRPAELAEATTSRFASSPFFLWGAAS; translated from the coding sequence GTGGCTGAACTCGTCATGGCCGCCGCGACCCCGCACAACCCGTTGCTGTGGCGGGCGATGCGCGAGCCGATGCCCGATGATCTGGTCGCGGTCGAGGCGAACTTCCGGCGCATCCGCGAGGCCATCGCCGATGCCGGAGTCGACACGCTCATCGTGCTCGGCACCGATCACGTGCGCCAGTTCTTCTCCGACAACTCGCCTGCGTTCATCGTCGGCCGGGCTGCGTCGTACCACGGGACCTACGAGAACGAGGTGCGCACCTTCGGCATGGAGTACGCCGAGCTGACCGGCAGCCCCGAGCTGGCGACGCAGATCACCGGCCGCGAGGTGCTGCCCGAGACGATCGACTTCTCGGTGTCGCACGAGTGGCGCCTCGACCACAGCTTCGTGCTCCCGTTGCAGTACGTGCGGCCCGAGCTCGACCTGCCGATCGTGCCGATCCATGCGAACTCGATCCTGCCGCCGTTGCCGACCGCCGCGCGCTTCGCCGCTCTCGGGCACTACCTGCGCACCGCGGTGGAGTCGTGGGACAACGATGCGAGGGTGGGGCTGCTCACCTCGGGGCACATGGCCACAGACGTCGGGGGACCGCGCACGTTCAACGGCTCCCCCGATCCCGAGTTCGATGCCGAGGCCGTCGCCTGGATGCGTGACGGCGACCTCGAAGGAGCGATCGCCGGGTGCCGCTTCGACCGGATCATGGCAGCGGGCAACGTCACCTACCAGTACGTGAACATCGTCGCCGCGCTCGCCGCGATGCAGGGTCGACCGGCGGAGCTCGCCGAGGCCACGACCTCGCGCTTCGCTTCCAGTCCTTTCTTCCTCTGGGGGGCCGCGTCGTGA
- a CDS encoding beta strand repeat-containing protein — protein sequence MRTYIKRALWGTLIAGGITLLGATAANAAETTGEDGLLSGTQAETAITAPITVVGNAISVLGDTVVSAPAPAPAPAPAPAPAPAPAPAPVTSGSDGTASGTQAVVTVNLPVTVSNNAVSLVDDSASTSAPAAAPQTPAPQSGTPAEAPLVTTNGVDGVLSGTQALLAVNAPITVTGNAISLLGDSASTGTGTQGAAAPAPATPADAATSGEDGIGSGTQVVAPVTAPITVSGNAISLLGDSASTGTGTQGAAAPAPATPTDAATSGEDGIGSGTQVTAPVTAPITVSGNAISLLGDSASTGTGTQGAAAPVTPATGGNTTSGSDGILGGTQITAPVTAPVGVTGNAISLLDDATVTGTGGNTSAPATPTTGGITTSGLGGLLGGTQLALPISLPITLGGNAISVLGEATVTDPGTDPGTDPGTDPGTDPGTDPGTDPGTDPGTSTGSATASGAAWTGQSTGLAMTGGGSPAGLIVLAMILLALGGAVLLRRRGASA from the coding sequence TCCTCGGTGCGACGGCCGCCAATGCGGCCGAGACGACCGGAGAGGACGGGTTGCTCTCGGGCACCCAGGCGGAGACAGCGATCACCGCCCCGATCACGGTCGTCGGCAACGCGATCTCGGTGCTGGGCGACACTGTCGTCTCCGCACCGGCACCCGCGCCCGCACCGGCACCCGCCCCTGCACCGGCACCCGCACCCGCACCGGCACCCGTCACCAGCGGGTCGGACGGCACGGCATCCGGCACCCAGGCCGTGGTGACCGTGAACCTTCCCGTCACCGTGTCGAACAACGCGGTGAGTCTGGTCGACGACAGCGCCTCGACCAGCGCCCCGGCCGCGGCTCCCCAGACCCCGGCTCCCCAGTCCGGGACACCGGCCGAGGCGCCTCTCGTGACCACGAACGGCGTGGACGGCGTGCTCTCGGGCACGCAGGCGCTCCTCGCGGTCAACGCACCGATCACCGTCACGGGGAACGCGATCTCCCTGCTCGGCGACAGCGCCAGCACCGGTACAGGCACGCAGGGAGCCGCAGCACCGGCACCCGCCACCCCCGCCGACGCAGCCACCTCCGGCGAGGACGGCATCGGCAGCGGCACACAGGTCGTCGCCCCCGTCACGGCACCGATCACGGTGTCGGGGAACGCGATCTCCCTGCTCGGCGACAGCGCCAGCACCGGTACAGGCACGCAGGGAGCCGCAGCACCGGCACCCGCCACCCCCACCGACGCAGCCACCTCCGGCGAGGACGGCATCGGCAGCGGCACACAGGTCACCGCCCCCGTCACGGCACCGATCACGGTGTCGGGGAACGCGATCTCCCTCCTCGGCGACAGCGCCAGCACCGGCACGGGCACGCAGGGAGCCGCAGCACCGGTCACTCCGGCCACCGGCGGGAACACCACCAGTGGTTCCGACGGCATCCTCGGCGGCACCCAGATCACCGCACCCGTCACCGCCCCCGTGGGCGTGACCGGCAACGCGATCTCGCTGCTCGATGACGCGACCGTCACCGGCACCGGCGGGAACACCTCCGCACCGGCCACCCCGACCACCGGCGGCATCACCACCAGCGGTCTCGGCGGCCTCCTCGGCGGCACCCAACTGGCACTGCCGATCAGCCTGCCGATCACGCTCGGCGGCAACGCCATCTCGGTGCTCGGCGAGGCCACGGTGACGGACCCGGGCACGGACCCCGGTACCGACCCGGGAACCGACCCCGGCACCGACCCGGGAACCGACCCCGGAACGGACCCCGGAACGGACCCCGGCACTTCGACCGGTTCCGCCACCGCTTCGGGCGCGGCGTGGACCGGCCAGTCGACGGGGCTCGCGATGACGGGCGGGGGCTCACCGGCAGGACTGATCGTCCTCGCCATGATCCTGCTCGCCCTCGGAGGTGCGGTCCTTCTGCGACGTCGCGGAGCGTCGGCGTAA